In the genome of Candoia aspera isolate rCanAsp1 chromosome 1, rCanAsp1.hap2, whole genome shotgun sequence, one region contains:
- the TSSC4 gene encoding U5 small nuclear ribonucleoprotein TSSC4 — protein MGDEGAGEPFVGIVTGGAADYEGILPSDTISLSDSDSEDFEFAGSAEVDAVSPEEPLPSDDVDYESSKSGDSLHSSQKSFVQPFHLKGMSSSFSQRSQNIFDCLEGAAKQAVPLMAEDNVIDGRFKRPLPPPSISNKMPVESFGRQHEPVQSSKSSPAVPDYVAHPERWTKYSLEDVAEGSDDTNRSVAMEFLSGLKKGRKEQSSTCPENYIPSFNQDASSSGAGRIVFTKPTKAGLGRSERKRVASAEEKEEANIINANQEVKGRPLCNLDAQNKGDTVVADPLGSRVKKVEGWEQLKLEELGAQRANTGSPEVHEENVTSTVGFHGSKKRSRKHFRPKANHDEEEEES, from the coding sequence ATGGGAGACGAAGGTGCAGGTGAACCCTTTGTGGGTATAGTGACTGGTGGGGCCGCAGATTATGAAGGCATCCTTCCCTCAGATACAATTTCCCTGAGTGACTCCGATTCAGAAGATTTTGAGTTTGCAGGCAGTGCTGAAGTTGATGCTGTATCCCCTGAGGAGCCCCTTCCTTCAGATGATGTGGATTATGAATCAAGTAAGAGTGGTGACTCTTTGCACAGCAGCCAAAAATCATTTGTTCAGCCATTTCATTTGAAGGGCATGAGTTCAAGCTTTTCACAGCGCAGCCAGAATATTTTTGATTGTCTGGAAGGAGCAGCCAAGCAGGCAGTGCCCTTGATGGCTGAAGACAACGTCATCGATGGACGGTTTAAACGCCCTCTGCCACCACCCAGCATTTCAAACAAGATGCCTGTGGAAAGCTTTGGAAGACAACATGAGCCAGTTCAATCTTCTAAAAGTTCTCCGGCAGTACCTGATTATGTGGCCCATCCAGAACGCTGGACCAAATATAGTTTGGAGGATGTTGCAGAAGGTAGTGATGATACCAACAGATCAGTTGCTATGGAGTTCCTGAGTGGCTTGAAGAAGGGTAGAAAGGAACAAAGCTCAACATGTCCTGAAAATTACATACCATCTTTCAACCAGGATGCTTCTAGCTCTGGTGCAGGAAGAATTGTCTTTACCAAACCCACAAAGGCAGGCTTAGGCAggtcagaaagaaaaagagtagcTTCAgcggaggaaaaggaggaggccaACATCATTAATGCAAACCAAGAGGTCAAAGGAAGGCCTCTGTGTAATTTGGATGCCCAGAATAAAGGTGATACAGTTGTAGCCGATCCATTAGGGAGCAGAGTAAAAAAAGTGGAAGGTTGGGAGCAGCTGAAATTGGAAGAACTGGGTGCTCAAAGAGCTAACACAGGTTCTCCAGAGGTGCATGAAGAGAATGTGACGTCAACTGTGGGGTTCCATGGTAGCAAGAAAAGGAGTAGGAAACATTTCCGACCCAAAGCTAACCAtgatgaagaggaagaagaatcctAA